Proteins encoded by one window of Nocardia goodfellowii:
- a CDS encoding acyl-CoA dehydrogenase family protein — protein MDFTRDEGPDAVAEVVVSLLERESARDYTLWPSLVGSGLPAVALPERFGGDDMGLPEISVLLTELATDAVAVPALPTFGFALLPLIAALPDKVADRVFPAVAEGAVLTAALSEPGAPFVVEPETTAVVEGDTARITGHKVAVPYAAEARWLLIPTNSGLALVDSDAPGLSRIPSPVSGGMPECSVRLEEVAIPVEQLLPGGLADLHRIAVASIGSVADGLLKGALVLTAEHLRTRHQFNRPLAEFQAVAQQIADLYVVSRTLHVAAVSANWALAQPDPSPQHQERIDDDLEVLAYTVTSELPAAMQKCHHLHGGIGVDVTHPMHRYYSQAKDIARWLGGASFRLDRLGARCSST, from the coding sequence ATGGATTTCACCAGGGACGAAGGCCCCGACGCGGTAGCCGAAGTCGTCGTGAGTTTGCTGGAGCGGGAATCGGCGCGTGACTACACGTTGTGGCCGAGCCTGGTCGGCAGTGGACTGCCGGCGGTGGCGCTGCCGGAACGTTTCGGCGGCGACGACATGGGGCTACCGGAAATCTCGGTCCTGCTGACCGAACTCGCCACCGACGCGGTCGCGGTGCCCGCCCTGCCCACCTTCGGGTTCGCGTTGCTGCCGTTGATCGCCGCACTACCCGACAAGGTCGCCGACCGGGTGTTCCCGGCGGTGGCCGAGGGCGCGGTCCTGACCGCGGCGTTGAGCGAACCCGGCGCGCCGTTCGTGGTCGAGCCGGAGACGACCGCGGTGGTCGAGGGCGATACCGCGCGCATCACCGGGCACAAGGTCGCGGTGCCCTACGCCGCGGAAGCACGCTGGCTGCTGATTCCCACGAATTCCGGTCTGGCGCTGGTCGACTCGGATGCACCAGGACTGAGCCGGATCCCCTCGCCGGTGTCCGGCGGCATGCCGGAGTGCTCGGTACGGCTCGAGGAGGTGGCGATCCCGGTCGAGCAGTTGCTGCCCGGCGGCCTGGCCGACCTGCACCGCATCGCGGTGGCCTCGATCGGCTCCGTCGCGGACGGCCTGCTCAAGGGCGCGCTGGTGCTCACCGCCGAGCATCTGCGCACCCGGCACCAGTTCAACCGGCCGCTGGCCGAATTCCAAGCGGTCGCCCAGCAGATCGCCGACCTGTATGTCGTCTCGCGCACCCTGCACGTGGCCGCGGTGTCGGCGAATTGGGCGCTGGCGCAGCCGGATCCGAGTCCGCAGCACCAGGAGCGGATCGACGATGATCTGGAGGTACTGGCCTACACCGTGACCTCGGAACTGCCCGCGGCCATGCAGAAATGCCATCACCTGCACGGCGGCATCGGCGTCGACGTGACCCACCCGATGCACCGCTACTACTCACAGGCCAAGGACATCGCCCGCTGGCTCGGCGGCGCGTCGTTCCGACTCGACCGATTGGGGGCCAGATGTTCATCGACCTGA
- a CDS encoding acyl-CoA dehydrogenase family protein, whose amino-acid sequence MTIATTDEHKAVQESMRGWAGTVRPIATMRDQGTNFWHAYWPALADLGIFRVAVAEDAGGAGGTVTDLAVLVEQAAHDLVGGPVLTTALANLVTAGALDENMPCGVALDPPSVLAASESVLLNGAWNSVLGAAPGTSVLLGVRTPEGPRWCLLPPDAEGLRVEALAPLDSSTPLARVHCVDVPVPADRVFDSPHDVENLVVVLATAELAGLAGWCLETAVEYAKVREQFGRKIGSFQALKHICAWMLCRTELIRAVAADAAAATDDGGAELPIAAAIAAAISLDAAVDTAKDCIQVLGGIGFTWEHDAHFYLRRATALRALLGGSARWRARVTELTRAGQRRTTGADQVFAAVDDAPVADYAAEVAAIAALPVEQQGPAIVEAGLAMPHWPAPYGRSANPMTGLVISEELRKHGLQPPDLAVAGWAIPTLLQHGTPEQVERFAWPTLREEVVWCQLFSEPGAGSDLAALRTTAKRVEGGWVLNGQKVWTSLGDKANWGICLARTDPDAPKHRGISYFLVDMHSNGVDVRPMKQITGEARFSEVFLDEVFVPEDCLVGALNNGWKIARSTLSAERIAMGGNGIGPVLEELVAKLPATGPGAELHNDRLGGFVAEAIAGLLLEQRALVKTLAGGDAGAQSSVRKLVGVRHRQAVAEFAVEAAGGAGAQDTDVVKEFLLTRCLSIAGGTEQILLTVAGERILGLPRDADS is encoded by the coding sequence TCGATGCGTGGATGGGCCGGAACGGTGCGTCCAATTGCAACAATGCGAGACCAGGGCACGAACTTCTGGCACGCCTACTGGCCCGCGCTGGCCGACCTCGGGATCTTCCGGGTCGCGGTCGCCGAGGACGCGGGTGGCGCCGGTGGCACGGTGACCGACCTCGCCGTACTGGTGGAACAGGCGGCGCACGACCTGGTCGGCGGACCCGTCCTGACAACGGCTTTGGCGAATCTGGTCACCGCCGGCGCGCTCGACGAGAACATGCCGTGCGGGGTCGCGCTCGACCCGCCGAGTGTACTAGCCGCATCCGAGTCCGTGTTGCTGAACGGTGCCTGGAATTCGGTACTCGGCGCTGCCCCAGGCACTTCGGTGCTCCTGGGCGTGCGAACGCCGGAGGGACCGCGGTGGTGCCTGCTGCCCCCGGACGCCGAGGGGCTGCGGGTGGAAGCGCTGGCGCCACTCGACTCGAGCACGCCACTGGCCCGAGTGCACTGCGTCGATGTCCCGGTGCCCGCGGACCGGGTCTTCGACTCCCCGCACGACGTCGAGAATCTCGTCGTGGTGCTGGCCACCGCCGAACTCGCCGGGCTGGCGGGCTGGTGCCTGGAGACCGCGGTCGAATACGCCAAGGTGCGTGAGCAATTCGGCCGCAAAATCGGATCCTTTCAAGCGCTCAAACATATTTGCGCATGGATGCTGTGCCGGACCGAGTTGATTCGCGCGGTCGCCGCCGATGCCGCCGCGGCGACCGACGACGGTGGCGCGGAACTGCCGATCGCCGCCGCCATCGCCGCCGCGATCTCGCTGGACGCCGCCGTGGATACCGCGAAGGATTGTATTCAGGTGCTCGGCGGTATCGGATTCACCTGGGAGCACGACGCGCATTTCTATCTGCGCCGGGCTACCGCGCTGCGCGCGCTGCTCGGTGGTTCCGCGCGCTGGCGGGCCCGGGTGACCGAACTGACCCGGGCCGGACAACGCCGGACCACCGGGGCGGATCAGGTTTTCGCGGCAGTGGACGACGCTCCCGTGGCGGATTACGCCGCCGAGGTGGCCGCGATCGCCGCGCTGCCGGTGGAACAGCAGGGCCCCGCGATCGTCGAGGCCGGGCTGGCCATGCCGCACTGGCCCGCGCCCTACGGCCGCAGCGCCAATCCTATGACGGGCTTGGTGATTTCGGAGGAACTGCGCAAGCACGGCCTACAGCCGCCCGACCTGGCCGTCGCGGGCTGGGCCATCCCGACGCTGCTGCAGCACGGCACCCCGGAGCAGGTCGAGCGCTTCGCCTGGCCGACGCTGCGGGAGGAAGTCGTGTGGTGCCAGCTCTTCTCGGAGCCGGGCGCCGGCTCGGATCTGGCCGCGCTGCGGACCACCGCGAAACGGGTCGAGGGCGGCTGGGTGCTCAACGGGCAGAAGGTGTGGACTTCCCTTGGCGACAAGGCGAATTGGGGCATCTGCCTGGCCCGCACCGACCCCGACGCGCCCAAGCATCGAGGCATCAGCTACTTCCTCGTCGATATGCACAGCAACGGCGTCGACGTGCGGCCGATGAAGCAGATCACCGGTGAGGCGCGGTTCAGCGAGGTGTTCCTCGACGAGGTGTTCGTGCCGGAGGACTGCCTGGTCGGTGCGCTGAACAACGGCTGGAAGATCGCGCGGTCGACGCTGTCCGCGGAGCGGATCGCCATGGGCGGCAACGGCATCGGTCCGGTTCTCGAGGAACTGGTCGCCAAGCTGCCCGCCACCGGGCCGGGCGCGGAGTTGCACAACGATCGGCTGGGCGGGTTCGTCGCCGAGGCAATCGCCGGGTTGTTGCTGGAGCAGCGCGCTCTGGTCAAGACACTGGCGGGCGGCGATGCCGGAGCACAGAGCAGCGTGCGCAAGCTGGTCGGCGTGCGGCATCGGCAGGCGGTGGCCGAATTCGCGGTGGAGGCGGCCGGCGGCGCCGGCGCCCAGGACACCGATGTAGTCAAGGAATTCCTGCTCACCCGCTGTCTGTCGATTGCCGGAGGGACCGAGCAGATTCTGCTGACGGTCGCCGGCGAGCGGATTCTCGGCCTGCCGCGTGACGCGGACAGCTAG